From the Natronoarchaeum philippinense genome, the window AAGCTCGGGCAGTCGTCCGCCAGTGGACAGTCAGCCATGCGTTTGGGTATTCGACCGGTCAAGTAAACGCTTGCGACTGGGTTGGAAGCCTCAAAGCGACCGCGTTGCAGTGTGATTTGTCTTCCGTCGATCGGCAGTGTGTGATGCCGACGCCGAAACGGCTTCAGTTGGTTCCGCTCCGGACGATACGTTAATATGACAGGGATTCAACCACTCGTCGTATGAGCGAGTTCTCCGACCGCCTCGGAACCGGCGTCGCGTCGCTCCGCGACCTTGTTCCGCTGGCAGCCCTCCCGGTCGTGCTGTCCGTGCTCGATTTCGACGCGATCAGGAACGTGCTGGCGTTCGACGGCGTCCACGTCGGACTGAAGTTCGGCATCCCCGTCCCGATCGTCGATCTCTGGTCCGTCGTCGACCCGCCGAACGCCGGCGTCACGGGTGGAACGACCTACCAGTGGGAAGCCGGAACGACCGACCTGCTCGCGGTCGCCGGCGGGGGCGGGAGCGCGCTCGTCGCTGCGATCGGGTTCGCGTTCGTCGGCTTCCTCGTAGAGGGGATGCTCGCCGCGGGCTATCTCGGAAGCGTCCACGAGTACCTGACGACGGGACAGTACGGCTTCGTCGCCAACGTTCGCCGGTACGCCGTCCCGATCGTCGGGCTGTATCTCCTCGGCCTCGCCGCGTTTCTGGCCGCCGTGCCCGTGCTTCTCGTCGCGCCGCCGCTGATCATCCCCGGTGCAATCGTCTTTCTGGCCGCGATCTTCCTGCTCTGGGCGACGCCGTACCTGATCGTCGTACGGGACTGTTCGCTGCGCGAGGGGCTGGTCCGGAGCTACCGACTCGCGGCCGCTGGCGGTCCGCACTTTCGGTTCACGCTCACGTATCTCTTGGCCGTGCTCGCCCTGTCTTTTCCCGCCTCACTCGTCGTCGCAAACGCCGGCGCCGTCGGCCTGCTGGTCGGGCTTGCTGCGATCGGCCCGCTCGGACTGACGCTGAACGTCGCGGTCATGGACTTCGTGCTGGATCTCGCGGGGCCACAGCGGCGTCCGACCGCGTGATCTCCGGGCCGCGAAAGGCAGGTTTCAAGCGGCCCCTCGGCGAACCCGTTCGTATGTACGACCGCATCAAGGGCTTTCGGGACTTCTACCCCGCAGAGATGCAGGCCCGCCGGCAGGTCTTCGACGATGTCGAGGACACCGTCCGGGCGTACGGCTTCCGCGAGATCGACACGCCGACGCTCGAACCGGCCGAGATGTACATCGACAAGAGCGGCGAGGAGATCGTCGAGGAACTGTACAGCTTCGAGGACCAAGGCGGGCGCCACGTCGCGCTCACGCCTGAACTGACGCCGACGGTCGCCCGGATGGTCGTCGCCAAGCAACAGGAGCTCTCGAAGCCGATCAAGTGGTTCTCGACGCGGCCGTTCTGGCGCTACGAGGAGCCCCAGCAGGGCCGGTTCCGCGAGTTCTACCAGACCAACGTCGACATCTTCGGGTCGAGCGAGCCCGACGCCGACGCCGAAATTCTCGCGGTCGCCGGCGACATGCTCACCAATCTCGGACTCGATCAATCGGACTTCGAGTTCCGCGTCTCCCACCGCGACATCCTCGGCGGCCTGCTGGAGACGTTCGACGGCGATATCGACGTGCGCGAGGCGATCCGGGCGGTCGACAAGAGCGCGAAAGTCGAGCAAGCCGAGTACCACGACCTGCTCGTCGGCGCCGGCCTGAGCTACGAGCAGGCAGAGCGCTTCGACGAGTTGCTCGACGTGGACGAGGCGAACCTCGACGAGCTGATCGAGTTTGCGGGCACCGAACGCATCGAAGACGCCGTCACGAACCTGCAGAACGTCCTCGACGCCGCCGAGGACTTCGGCGTCCGCGAGCACTGCACGCTCTCGCTCGAAACCGCCCGCGGGCTGGACTACTACACCGGCGTCGTCTTCGAGTGCTTCGACTCCACTGGCGAGGTCTCCCGCGCGGTCTTCGGCGGCGGTCGCTACGACGACCTCATCGAGAGCTTCGGCGGCCAGCCAACCCCCGCCGTCGGCTTCGCGCCCGGCGACGCCACGCTCTCGCTTCTCCTCCAGCGCGCCGGTGTCTGGCCCGAAGAAGCCCTCTCGACAGATTACTACGTCCTGCAAGTCGGCGACACCCGCGACGTGGCCGCCCGGATCGCCCGCGATCTGCGCGCGTCGGGCAACGTCGTCGAGACCGACGTGGCCGACCGGAGCTTCGGCGCCCAGATGAACTACGCCGACTCGATCAACGCCGAGACGGTCGTGATCGCCGGCGAGCGCGACCTCGAAAACGGCGAGGTGACGGTCAAGGACATGGAAAGCGGCGACCAGACCACCGCGCCCGTCGACGCGTTCCCGGGCGAGCACGACCGGCCGACGTACGACGACTTCGCCTGACGCCGCCGCGATTTTTGCACCGACCGGCCGCTTGATGCCGATGCTCGACCCAGTTCCGCCGTGCGCGTTCACTACCTCCAGCACGTCCCCTACGAACCGCCCGCGGCGATCGCCGACTGGGCACGCGAGCGCGGCCACGACCTGACCGGAACTCTGCTGTACGACGACGAGCCGCTGCCCGATCCAGACGAGTTCGATGTGCTCGTCGTGCTGGGCGGGCCGATGGGCGTCTACGACGACGCCGAGTATCCCCATCTCGACGCCGAGCGCGAGCTGATTCGGACCGTCCACGACGACGGTACGCCGATCCTCGGCGTCTGTCTCGGCGCCCAACTGCTGGCCGCCGCGCTCGGCGCCGAGGTGTACCCACACGAGCGCTCCGAGATCGGGTGGTTTCCGGTCGAGGCGACCGACGCCGCGGCCGGCTCGCCGCTGGCGCCGCTGGGCGAGGCGTTCACCGCCCTGCACTGGCACGGCGACACCTACGACCTGCCCGAGGGCGCGACGCAACTGGCACGGACCGACGCCTGCGAGCAGCAGGCCTTCGTCGTCGGGAACTCGCTGGGGCTGCAGTTTCACCTCGAATCGACGCCCGAGAGTCTGGCCGCGCTCGTCGACGCCGCCGGCGAACTGGGCGACGGCGAGTACGTGCAGTCCGAGGCGGAACTGCTGACTGACGACGCACCCTACGAGGCGTGCCGCGAGGGGCTGTACGCGGTGCTGGATCGACTGATGGCGTCGGCCTGAAGAATCCGGACTCCCGCGCTCAGATCACGCCCGTCTTTTCGGCGACCGAGCGCGCCGCGTCCTCTTCGATACCGTCACCGAGGATCGTGTAGCGGTCCCGAATCTCGTGACAGGTCGACAGCGCTTCGACGACCTCCTCGGGCTCTAGGTCCAGTTCCGCCGCGGTCGTCGGGGCGTCGATGCTGTCCAGTGCCGATCGGATGTCCGTCCAGATGCCGTCCTCGCCGCTGTGGAGGTAGGCGGTCATGATCGACCCGACGCCGACCTGATGGCCGTGGAGCGCGCGGCCGGGCGCGATCCGGTCGAGCTGGTGCGAAAAGAGGTGCTCGGCGCCCGAGGCGGGCCGCGAGGAGCCGGCGATCGACATGGCGACGCCCGAGGACACGAGCGCCTTGACGACGATCCACGACGACTCCTCTAAGCCCGGTCGGATCGAGTCGGCGTTGCTCACCAGCATCTCGGCGGTCATCTCCGAGAGTGCGGCGCCGTAGCCCGAGTAGGGAACGCTCTTGAGTCGGTCGGCGAGCCGCCAGTCCATCACTGCGGTGTAGTTGCTGATGATGTCGGCACAGCCCGCGGTCGTCAGCTCCCACGGCGCGTTCGCCAGAATCTCGGTATCGGCGACGACCGCCAGCGGCGGCTCGGCGGCGACGCTGTGGCGCGTGCCGCCGTCGGGGACCGACCCGCGGTTGCTGACGATCCCGTCGTGGCTCGCCGCCGTCGGCACCGAGACGAACCCGCGGCCAATGTCGTCGCTGGCCATCTTGGCGATGTCGATGGCTTTCCCGCCGCCGACGCCGATCAGAAAGCCCGGATCGACCTCGCGGGCGGTGTCGATCACGCGCTGGATCGCCTCGAAGCTCGCGTCCTCGACTTCGACGATCTCGGGGTCGACGCCCTCGGCGGCGAACTGCTCGACGATCCGGTCGGCGGCGATCTCCCGCGGCGTCGGGCTGGTGACGATCAGCGGCTGCCCCTGCAGGTGGAGCTCCCGGACGGCCTCGACCGTCTGGTCGATGACCCCGTGGCCCACCACCACGTTCCGCGGCAGGCGGATCCAGGTGGACTTCTCGAACATACTCGGGCGAAGACACCCGACTGTGAAAAGGTTGCCCCGCCACGACGCGTTCGGCGTCCGCACTCAGAGCGTATCCAGCACGCCCAGCACCCGCTCTTCGGCGTCCCGATCGGGCCCGTTCTCGCGGCCCGTCCGATCGCTTTCGAGGTGGTCCTCGACGGCGCGCTCGATGCCGTCCTCGACCGAAACCGGCTCCCACCCGAGATCCGCGAGCTTCTCGGTCGACATGACGTGTGGATAGTCGCGGTACAGCGGGAAGTCCTCCAGCTCGATGCCCGCGGTCGCCAGTTCGCGCTCGCCGGCGGTGACGACCTCCACGTCGGCGTCGAGCGCGTCGGCGACGGTCTCGACGGCCTCCTGTAGGGTGAGCAGCCGCCGGTCGCCGGTGTTGTACGCCTCGCCCGGCTCGCCCTCTTCGGCCACCACGCGCAGCGCCCGCGCCACGCTCTCGACGTAGACGCGATGCCAGAGGTTCGTGCCGTCGCCCGGAACGATCACGCGGTCGTGCTCTGCCGCCCGGTCGATCCAGTAGTCGAAGCGCTCGGTGTAGTCGTGAGGGCCGTAGACGACCGGCGGGCGGAGGCTCATCGCGTTCACCCCACGCTCGGCGGCCGCAAACACCGCTCGATCGCCTTCGGCCTTGCGCGGGCCGTAGGTCTCGTGGGAGTCGTCGCGGGCCTGCTCGTCAGTACATTCGCACAGCGTCGTCTCGTCCTCGCGCTTGGGAACGTCTTCGTCGCCGTAGGCCGCGCCGCTGGAGACGTACACGTACGCATCGACCTCGTCGAACAGTCGCGTCGCCGTCCGCACCTCCTTTGGCTTGTACGCGACGCAGTCGATCACAACGTCCGGATCGGTCGCCGCGGCGTCGGCCAGATCGCCGTCATCGGTGCGGTCGCCCTCGACGTGGGCCACGTCGTCCGCGTCGGCGAAGGGGTTCTCGTGGTTCCCGCGGTTGAAGATCGTCACGTCGTAGCCGTGCTCTCGGAACTCCTCGACGGCATAACGCCCGATGAATCGAGTGCCGCCGATCACCAGTACGCTATCGCCCGTCTCCGTGCTCATGGCTCGGGGTTCGTCGCGGACGGGAAAACTGTGGCGGGACGGCGGTGCCGCCGCTCCGTCGCGGCGTCCAGATGTTCGGCGAGTGCGACCGGCAAGACGGGTTCGGCCGCGGGCAAAACTGTGGTATCAGGTTACACGGCATATCCTGACAATGCCCTGATACACCATGCAGCGACGCAGTCCACAGTCATTGAGTTGTATATTCATGGCCTGTGGTTTTAGGATATGGCCGTGAACAATTTGCGTGCCTGGATTCGGATGTGGTTCTGAATCCGGCGCCTCTGACATGACCGCATGCGGGGGACTCCCCCGCTTTCGAACGGTACGTATCCCGGAATGTTTATCAGCATAGCTGTCACGTACCCAATATGATCGTCGAGTTCGGGACCGACCAGCCCCCACTGGAGACGGCAGTCTCACGGGCTCCCGACATCGAGATCGAACTGGAGCATCTCGCAGCGACTGGCTCGATCCCGTTGCAGGCGTTTTTCTGGGCGTACGGCGATCAGCTTTCGAGCTTCGAGGCCGGACTCGACGAGGATGTCGGTGTCGACCGATGGGCGCTTCTCGAAGCGAAAGGCGGCGACCACCTCTACCGAGTGACTCACACGGCTGATCCGCCGATCGTCAACCTGTACCGACACGCCGTCGCCCACGACGCGATTCTCAGCGAAGCGTCGATCACCAACGACGGCTACCGTGCTAGGATGTTCGTCCCCGATCGGGACGCGCTGAACGCGTGGCGCGACGCGTGTCAGGAATCGGGACTGTCGATCGATGTCACCGCGCTCTACGGCGCCGAACGGACGCCACCCGAGCGTCATCACGGCCTCTCCGAGGAGCAACGCGAGGCCCTGCTGATCGCCGCTAAAAAAGGCTACTTCTCGATTCCGCGCGAGACCTCGCTTGCCGGACTGGCCGAGAAACTCGGCGTGTCGAGTCAGGCCGCCTCCGAGCGACTGCGCCGCGGGATGGAACGGCTGGTCGACGACGCGCTGGTCGACGACGAGTAAAACAGCGCCGCGACGACGCCGCCGCTCAGTCGTCGCTCGACGCGGCGAACTCGGCGGTCGCGTCGGCGTCCGGCGTCGCGCCGGAGGGCAGATCCTCACGAACGTCGTCGGCACCCTCTTCGAGCACGTCGGCGTAGGCGTCGGGCATCACCTTGACGACGTTGTCGAGTTCTTCCTCCCAGTTGTCGAGCACGTACTGGCCGCGGTCGCTGTCGGTGT encodes:
- the hisS gene encoding histidine--tRNA ligase codes for the protein MYDRIKGFRDFYPAEMQARRQVFDDVEDTVRAYGFREIDTPTLEPAEMYIDKSGEEIVEELYSFEDQGGRHVALTPELTPTVARMVVAKQQELSKPIKWFSTRPFWRYEEPQQGRFREFYQTNVDIFGSSEPDADAEILAVAGDMLTNLGLDQSDFEFRVSHRDILGGLLETFDGDIDVREAIRAVDKSAKVEQAEYHDLLVGAGLSYEQAERFDELLDVDEANLDELIEFAGTERIEDAVTNLQNVLDAAEDFGVREHCTLSLETARGLDYYTGVVFECFDSTGEVSRAVFGGGRYDDLIESFGGQPTPAVGFAPGDATLSLLLQRAGVWPEEALSTDYYVLQVGDTRDVAARIARDLRASGNVVETDVADRSFGAQMNYADSINAETVVIAGERDLENGEVTVKDMESGDQTTAPVDAFPGEHDRPTYDDFA
- a CDS encoding glutamine amidotransferase-related protein, yielding MRVHYLQHVPYEPPAAIADWARERGHDLTGTLLYDDEPLPDPDEFDVLVVLGGPMGVYDDAEYPHLDAERELIRTVHDDGTPILGVCLGAQLLAAALGAEVYPHERSEIGWFPVEATDAAAGSPLAPLGEAFTALHWHGDTYDLPEGATQLARTDACEQQAFVVGNSLGLQFHLESTPESLAALVDAAGELGDGEYVQSEAELLTDDAPYEACREGLYAVLDRLMASA
- a CDS encoding NAD(P)-dependent glycerol-1-phosphate dehydrogenase, giving the protein MFEKSTWIRLPRNVVVGHGVIDQTVEAVRELHLQGQPLIVTSPTPREIAADRIVEQFAAEGVDPEIVEVEDASFEAIQRVIDTAREVDPGFLIGVGGGKAIDIAKMASDDIGRGFVSVPTAASHDGIVSNRGSVPDGGTRHSVAAEPPLAVVADTEILANAPWELTTAGCADIISNYTAVMDWRLADRLKSVPYSGYGAALSEMTAEMLVSNADSIRPGLEESSWIVVKALVSSGVAMSIAGSSRPASGAEHLFSHQLDRIAPGRALHGHQVGVGSIMTAYLHSGEDGIWTDIRSALDSIDAPTTAAELDLEPEEVVEALSTCHEIRDRYTILGDGIEEDAARSVAEKTGVI
- a CDS encoding NAD-dependent epimerase/dehydratase family protein, yielding MSTETGDSVLVIGGTRFIGRYAVEEFREHGYDVTIFNRGNHENPFADADDVAHVEGDRTDDGDLADAAATDPDVVIDCVAYKPKEVRTATRLFDEVDAYVYVSSGAAYGDEDVPKREDETTLCECTDEQARDDSHETYGPRKAEGDRAVFAAAERGVNAMSLRPPVVYGPHDYTERFDYWIDRAAEHDRVIVPGDGTNLWHRVYVESVARALRVVAEEGEPGEAYNTGDRRLLTLQEAVETVADALDADVEVVTAGERELATAGIELEDFPLYRDYPHVMSTEKLADLGWEPVSVEDGIERAVEDHLESDRTGRENGPDRDAEERVLGVLDTL
- a CDS encoding helix-turn-helix domain-containing protein, yielding MIVEFGTDQPPLETAVSRAPDIEIELEHLAATGSIPLQAFFWAYGDQLSSFEAGLDEDVGVDRWALLEAKGGDHLYRVTHTADPPIVNLYRHAVAHDAILSEASITNDGYRARMFVPDRDALNAWRDACQESGLSIDVTALYGAERTPPERHHGLSEEQREALLIAAKKGYFSIPRETSLAGLAEKLGVSSQAASERLRRGMERLVDDALVDDE